AGGCAGAGAACAGGAGGGAGCAGCCTGTCTTCAATGCATATTGTCGTGTCAATGGGTACAAAACAGTGCGGCGAAAATGACCAGTGGCTGAGAGAAATAACGGCAGCCGCGGTCATGCTTAATCCTCGCTTGTTTTGGGGCTAGTGCAGTCTTAGGGCTTACTCCAGGCCCCACGCCGCCCAGTTTTTCACCTGCGATACCTGATGAAGCCTGAGCGTATCTCCCCAGAATGCCTCGTCCCCAAAGGTATCAAAACGAAAGATCTGCCTGCCCCTTTCCATCATCTGGTTCGAATTGCTGGTTATGGCCGCATCGAAACTGGAAGGCGCTGCTTTTGCGCCGGACGGCGGTTGCCCCTGATTGTTACGCTGGCCCCAGGCGCCATAGCTGATCGTCGTGAGCGCCAGAATGAGAAGCATACTCAATACGGAACAGGGCAGCACGGCATCTTCCCTAAACACTTATTCCGCCGGGTCGATGACGGTAAGACGCTCCTTGCCTGCGGCCGTAACAAGTCGTTCATCGGAAACCCAGAATTCGACGGGCTCACGCAATTGTTCTTGAAGCCATAAGGCCGCGGACAGATGGATCGCATCAGATCCTCGCAATACGTGCCGGAGCACAAGGTGGCGGACGTGGGCCGAGGTCGCGCGATCAAAAAGGATCTGATCATAGGCGGACCATTCGGATTCGAATGCGTCGCCGGCGGCGCGGAGTTGCGCGGCAGAGATGCCTCCGTCGCGGCGTTTCCGTGCGAAGGCGGCATGCACCTCGGCATAGGCCACTCGCGAGGTAAACACTCGGTCGGACCGAGCCCAGCATTCAGTTACGCGCTGACTGCCGGGTTCCTGGTAGTACCGTTTTACAATGACGCTGGAATCCGCGTAAATCAACGCCGTCCCTCGCTGACGAGATCCGACGGGAGACGGCCCCGGCCTTTCACCAATGGCGGGCGAGTCAGGAACTGCTTCCCGGCAGGCGCTATGTGCTCACTCGACAGCAATGCCCTGAGCCGCTCCGCTCGCTCTGATCGGCTATCCTCTTTGTAGGGCGTCAGCATGGCTACGGGCTGTCCCCGATCTGTGATGGTGATCCTGGCTCCACGCCGTACCTGTCCCAGGTGCCGAGTCAACTCGTCCCGGAGCTTGCGGATGCCCACCCTTCTTTCCATCGTATCCTCCGTGGTCACAACCATGTGGTCATGATAGGTGCGACCTGAGGCATTGTCAATGCGCTCCTGCGGACAGTTTCTGACCTCCAAACCGGTCCAGATTTCGGTGGCGGCTGCCCCCCCGGGAAAATCGGTTCGACCGTTCCTCTCAGCCGGCAAGAGGACCCTATCGGAAACCATTCATTCGACCACAAGAAATTCAGTACGGTGAGCGAGGGCGAGGCGCACGGGCAAATAACGCGAACCGACGAAATCATTGATGAGCTTCACAGGCTCGCCAAAGGGGCGCGACCCGCGCAATGGTTCCGATTTC
This genomic interval from Terriglobia bacterium contains the following:
- a CDS encoding type II toxin-antitoxin system VapC family toxin, with translation MIYADSSVIVKRYYQEPGSQRVTECWARSDRVFTSRVAYAEVHAAFARKRRDGGISAAQLRAAGDAFESEWSAYDQILFDRATSAHVRHLVLRHVLRGSDAIHLSAALWLQEQLREPVEFWVSDERLVTAAGKERLTVIDPAE
- a CDS encoding type II toxin-antitoxin system prevent-host-death family antitoxin translates to MERRVGIRKLRDELTRHLGQVRRGARITITDRGQPVAMLTPYKEDSRSERAERLRALLSSEHIAPAGKQFLTRPPLVKGRGRLPSDLVSEGRR
- a CDS encoding polysaccharide deacetylase family protein — encoded protein: MVNALLRTVSDLQTGPDFGGGCPPGKIGSTVPLSRQEDPIGNHSFDHKKFSTVSEGEAHGQITRTDEIIDELHRLAKGARPAQWFRFPYGCAGAKGKQDVLFALGYWNPFTRTLPCSTSR